A window from gamma proteobacterium SS-5 encodes these proteins:
- a CDS encoding thermonuclease family protein codes for MLNGVRPLLFLDRDRYGRTVAELIDPASGHNINRQMVEQGQAAVYRRYCPESGYRQAEQEVKRQGLGVWRQAGDWQRPWAYRQ; via the coding sequence GTGCTAAACGGGGTACGTCCCCTATTATTTCTCGACCGCGACCGCTACGGCCGCACCGTCGCCGAACTCATCGACCCGGCCAGCGGCCACAACATCAACCGGCAGATGGTCGAACAGGGCCAGGCGGCGGTGTATCGGCGTTATTGCCCGGAGTCCGGTTACCGGCAGGCCGAGCAAGAGGTCAAGCGGCAGGGGCTGGGGGTATGGCGGCAGGCGGGGGATTGGCAGCGGCCATGGGCGTATCGGCAATAG
- a CDS encoding DUF2442 domain-containing protein, with the protein MAPMKRPRLKAVQALPTHRLRLTFIDDSVQELDFAPLWAQSPGLAPLQHPKVFAEASLIEGEGWAVVWPSVDIQIGADTLWLDAQAQNAPDENARIFAQWRARNHLSLAQAAGALGLTPRTISSFGTGARPVPRYIALACIGWEAEHKSKAA; encoded by the coding sequence ATGGCACCCATGAAACGCCCCCGCCTCAAGGCCGTGCAAGCCTTGCCGACCCATCGCCTGCGCCTCACCTTTATAGACGACAGCGTGCAGGAACTGGACTTTGCACCGCTCTGGGCGCAATCCCCCGGTCTGGCACCGTTGCAGCACCCCAAGGTCTTTGCCGAGGCTAGCCTGATCGAAGGTGAAGGCTGGGCCGTGGTCTGGCCCAGCGTCGACATCCAGATCGGCGCAGACACCCTCTGGCTGGACGCCCAAGCGCAAAACGCCCCGGACGAAAACGCCCGCATCTTCGCCCAATGGCGTGCACGCAACCACCTCAGCCTGGCCCAAGCCGCCGGTGCCCTAGGGCTCACCCCGCGCACCATCAGCAGCTTTGGCACTGGCGCTCGCCCGGTGCCCCGCTACATCGCCCTAGCCTGCATCGGTTGGGAGGCGGAGCATAAAAGCAAGGCTGCGTGA
- a CDS encoding DUF4160 domain-containing protein, whose protein sequence is MTSKQRFRTKYRLELRERDHGPAHVHLVGGEFDVIIYLDSLQSEGRWPKGLRQEVLDWIKQHRQQLMEDWNQWHP, encoded by the coding sequence ATGACGAGCAAGCAGCGCTTCCGCACAAAGTACCGGCTGGAGTTGCGCGAGCGGGATCATGGCCCCGCCCATGTCCACCTGGTCGGCGGCGAGTTCGACGTCATCATCTACCTGGACAGCTTGCAGAGCGAGGGCCGTTGGCCCAAAGGACTGCGCCAGGAAGTCCTGGACTGGATCAAACAGCACCGGCAGCAACTGATGGAGGACTGGAACCAATGGCACCCATGA